One Telluria mixta DNA window includes the following coding sequences:
- a CDS encoding type VI secretion system Vgr family protein produces MTQALEALAALAGFDSVTRLYALRIGDGDTDLPGGELLVEAFVADDAVQGLGVRDVIALSTSAAIDPSSLLGRPAALEVTLADGTRADFCGEICAAAQLGSDGGLARYRVRIAHWVWRLAHVRNSRVWQDKSVVDIVDDVFSAYAPDARWRWSDDVGPFMDGANPRSYCCQYRESDLAFVERLLAEEGLAWRFEQADDGPRMVLFADSRDASAVGDDPSIDGGGARFHGAHAREKSDSVQALAALRSVGAAAVTLLSYDYKSKQAVAANSPSRLSNGSLPWLESFDTPGQYAYADSAQARRYADLQMESREARSQLWRGRSTLRTLRAGTRLTVTGAPVGALGAAAPFTILRVTSVGVNNLPTRAQDALAELFGPIPELLEESLRDDLPEDFGLALAQARTAGYANCFEAVAADVVWRPQLDGSDGRSHPRPTAAGAQSAIVVGADGSDTSRGADELYCDRLGRVRIRFHWQDGGDATCWVRVAQRLAGGGIGSQFLPRIGQEVIVQFIENDIDRPIIVGALYNGQGEGGVTPTPGGEHRDAGTDPFDAARDHATSGQGNLAGGNSPVWHGASAALAGHRNAAAQWGVRTKEFGGAGYNQLLFDDTDAQGRVQLRTTHAATELNLGHLIHGADNYRGSLRGQGAELRTDAYGALRAGAGLLVSSYRIEHDASSRDPAGDNVAGIALLKQAVKLGETFSEAAVTHKTVGLAAHLGATKANASALDAKAAPLQAMLNAVAGTVALDGAASGDDKLPHVAAPVIAVSAKAGLGVTAADAVQLSNGETVSLMSGQDTQFVTGGALRANSGQAIGVLAGAVKAGEGGVGLQMIAAQDAVDVQAQAGTLDVQARDDVHVVSVNAHVDWAAAKRISLSTADGANITIEGGNITVQCPGKIAVYAGKKSFAGPVNMDYALSKLPRSALPQRAMQFKMRLMDTPGPNGHPLGNTPWKIAIREQPEGLQLIDDDNLLAEGVTDDDGHVLLTPDDEKRLAEAYALHPDHTWLVYPGQVIHIHVQVESEAWDEKQKLLHALNAADFSAELHAATFSAGAPPQTNYAKEAFEIPSSNGIFEKIKI; encoded by the coding sequence ATGACCCAGGCGCTGGAAGCGCTGGCCGCCCTTGCCGGATTCGACAGCGTCACGCGCCTGTACGCGTTGCGGATTGGGGACGGCGATACGGATTTGCCGGGCGGTGAACTGCTGGTCGAGGCGTTCGTTGCCGACGATGCGGTGCAGGGGCTCGGCGTACGCGACGTGATCGCGCTGTCGACCAGCGCCGCGATCGACCCGTCGTCGCTGCTGGGTCGCCCGGCCGCCCTCGAAGTCACCCTGGCGGACGGCACGCGCGCAGACTTCTGCGGCGAGATCTGCGCGGCCGCGCAACTGGGCAGCGACGGCGGCCTGGCGCGCTACCGCGTCCGCATCGCGCATTGGGTGTGGCGCCTGGCCCACGTGCGCAACAGCCGCGTGTGGCAAGACAAGTCCGTCGTGGACATCGTCGACGACGTCTTTTCCGCCTATGCACCCGACGCGCGCTGGCGCTGGAGCGACGACGTCGGCCCGTTCATGGACGGCGCCAACCCGCGCAGCTATTGTTGCCAGTACCGCGAATCGGACCTCGCGTTCGTCGAGCGCCTGCTGGCGGAAGAAGGCCTGGCTTGGCGCTTCGAACAGGCCGACGATGGTCCGCGCATGGTGCTGTTCGCGGACAGCCGCGATGCGTCCGCCGTGGGCGACGACCCCAGCATCGACGGCGGCGGTGCGCGTTTCCACGGCGCGCACGCGCGTGAAAAGAGCGACAGCGTGCAGGCGCTGGCGGCGCTGCGCAGCGTCGGTGCAGCGGCCGTCACGCTGCTCAGCTACGACTACAAGAGCAAGCAGGCCGTGGCCGCGAACTCGCCGTCGCGGCTGTCGAACGGCAGCCTGCCGTGGCTGGAATCGTTCGACACGCCCGGCCAGTACGCCTATGCCGACAGTGCCCAGGCCCGCCGCTACGCCGACCTGCAGATGGAATCGCGCGAGGCGCGCAGCCAGTTGTGGCGCGGTCGTTCGACCCTGCGCACGCTGCGCGCGGGCACGCGCCTGACGGTGACGGGCGCTCCGGTGGGCGCGCTTGGCGCGGCTGCGCCGTTCACGATCCTGCGCGTGACGAGCGTCGGCGTGAACAACCTGCCGACGCGGGCACAGGATGCGCTGGCCGAGTTGTTCGGCCCCATCCCCGAGCTGCTGGAAGAATCGCTGCGCGACGACTTGCCGGAAGATTTCGGCCTGGCGCTCGCGCAGGCACGCACCGCCGGCTATGCGAACTGCTTCGAAGCCGTCGCCGCCGACGTCGTCTGGCGTCCGCAACTGGACGGGAGCGACGGCCGCAGTCACCCGCGCCCGACGGCGGCCGGCGCCCAGAGCGCGATCGTCGTTGGCGCCGACGGCAGCGATACGTCGCGCGGTGCCGACGAACTGTATTGCGACCGCCTGGGCCGCGTGCGCATCCGCTTCCACTGGCAGGACGGGGGCGACGCCACGTGCTGGGTGCGTGTGGCGCAGCGCCTGGCGGGCGGCGGCATCGGCAGCCAGTTCCTCCCGAGGATCGGGCAGGAAGTGATCGTCCAGTTCATCGAGAACGACATCGACCGCCCGATCATCGTGGGCGCCCTGTACAACGGCCAGGGCGAAGGCGGCGTGACGCCGACCCCGGGCGGCGAGCACCGCGACGCCGGTACCGATCCGTTCGATGCCGCGCGCGATCATGCAACGTCCGGCCAGGGCAACCTCGCCGGCGGCAACAGCCCCGTGTGGCATGGCGCCTCGGCCGCACTGGCTGGCCACCGCAACGCCGCGGCCCAGTGGGGCGTGCGCACCAAGGAATTCGGCGGCGCGGGGTATAACCAGCTGCTGTTCGACGACACCGACGCGCAAGGCCGCGTCCAGCTGCGCACGACGCACGCGGCGACGGAACTGAACCTGGGCCATCTGATCCACGGCGCCGACAACTACCGCGGCAGCCTGCGCGGGCAGGGCGCCGAACTGCGGACCGACGCCTATGGAGCGCTGCGCGCGGGCGCGGGCCTGCTGGTATCGAGCTACCGCATCGAGCATGACGCGTCGTCACGTGACCCGGCGGGCGACAACGTGGCCGGCATCGCGCTGCTGAAACAGGCTGTCAAGCTGGGCGAGACGTTCAGCGAGGCAGCTGTTACGCACAAGACTGTCGGCCTTGCGGCGCACCTGGGCGCGACAAAGGCCAATGCCAGCGCGCTGGATGCGAAGGCGGCGCCGTTGCAGGCCATGTTGAATGCGGTGGCCGGCACGGTGGCGCTGGATGGCGCTGCATCGGGCGACGATAAGCTGCCGCACGTGGCGGCGCCCGTGATCGCTGTGTCGGCGAAGGCCGGGCTGGGTGTGACGGCGGCGGATGCCGTGCAGCTGTCGAACGGCGAGACGGTCAGCCTGATGAGCGGGCAGGATACGCAGTTCGTCACGGGTGGTGCGCTGCGTGCGAATTCCGGACAGGCAATCGGCGTGCTGGCCGGCGCCGTGAAGGCGGGCGAGGGCGGCGTCGGGCTGCAGATGATCGCGGCGCAGGATGCGGTCGACGTGCAGGCGCAGGCCGGGACGCTCGATGTGCAGGCGCGCGATGACGTGCATGTCGTCAGTGTGAATGCGCATGTGGACTGGGCGGCGGCGAAGCGGATCAGTTTGTCGACGGCGGATGGGGCGAACATCACCATCGAGGGCGGGAATATTACGGTGCAGTGTCCGGGGAAGATTGCGGTGTATGCGGGTAAGAAGAGTTTTGCGGGGCCAGTCAACATGGACTACGCATTGTCCAAGCTTCCGCGCTCAGCCCTGCCGCAACGCGCCATGCAGTTCAAGATGCGGCTAATGGACACCCCTGGTCCGAACGGTCATCCGTTGGGTAACACGCCATGGAAAATCGCCATACGTGAACAACCCGAAGGGCTCCAGCTGATCGACGACGACAATCTCCTTGCCGAAGGCGTCACCGATGACGACGGCCATGTGCTGCTGACGCCGGACGACGAAAAAAGGCTCGCGGAAGCCTATGCATTGCATCCTGACCATACGTGGCTCGTGTATCCCGGACAGGTCATCCATATCCACGTCCAGGTGGAATCGGAGGCGTGGGATGAAAAACAGAAACTGCTGCACGCGCTGAACGCTGCCGATTTTAGTGCTGAGCTGCATGCGGCGACGTTTAGTGCCGGAGCGCCGCCACAAACGAACTATGCGAAAGAAGCATTCGAGATACCCAGCTCAAACGGCATTTTTGAAAAAATCAAGATCTGA
- a CDS encoding PAAR domain-containing protein has translation MAGPLIVLGDRTSHGGSVIEASTLSDCDGKGIARVGDMTVCPRHGRSPIVSGDTTFIVDGKAAARHGDKAGCGATLVAGQQATVDHV, from the coding sequence ATGGCAGGACCATTGATCGTATTGGGTGACAGGACATCGCACGGCGGCAGCGTGATCGAAGCGTCGACGCTGAGCGATTGCGACGGCAAGGGCATCGCGCGCGTGGGCGACATGACCGTGTGTCCGCGCCACGGCCGCTCGCCCATCGTCAGCGGCGACACCACGTTCATCGTCGATGGCAAGGCCGCCGCCCGCCATGGCGACAAGGCCGGCTGCGGCGCCACGCTGGTCGCCGGCCAGCAGGCTACGGTCGATCATGTGTAA
- a CDS encoding type VI secretion system Vgr family protein: MLTTPSLPLTAQAIRALVARFTQSSRVLRLHTPLGGDVLLAESLHGEEAIATGYRLRVSALSTDAGLALKSLLGQPVLLELLAGPFQGVRPFHGHVTAAEMTGANGGLARYTLTIEPWTAFLALGRDSRIFQDKTIVDIIDTVFSAYDGKGRLAPAWRFQVDRSLYPLRSLTTQYQESDLAFVRRLMSEEGLFAFFEHAGDPDGATLGAHTLVIADSNDAFKSNTQAVVRFTQSGAVMREDSIDRWRTETRVATNAIELRSWDYRARQARDVGAAGRDPIELASRDIPGVYAYTSREHGARIAERQLQALEAGKIVHVGAGTVRTFTPGTTFTLADHGAWDSAAAPFLLVRVRHLAHNNLDADTASTLVRHLGHDPVAALNDEILSASLHARGKRIAERSVYRNSFDAIPAATPYRDSQLDGHGRLLHPRPTVQGQQTAIVVGPPGSAIHTDRDHRIKVQFHWQRGEASHSRLDHPEPDGHTGAPADDGAGTWVRVATPLAPVAGANWGSHALPRVGQEVLIDFLDGNIDRPVVIGAVYNGAGADAAQHNTVVGGPGAATGNAGAWFPGAAAAHAHAAVLSGLKSQAMQASGNGAGAYSQLVFDDTPGQARVALQRHAKAHRGTAELNLGHLVHQTDNQRLGAVGLGAELKTEYAVAVRAGRGMLVATERASADTNALESGQAASQIEQAHTLQHSLAETANKHNAKLPGDTAPDKLAGVEALANAGDTLTATSPAGDVTAYGEPQLQLYTPAGIAALTPASTVVASGATVSITAGQDIGFASQGNMIHAVRAGIRLFTYGKATSDNKPNQETGIRMHAASGKVSTQSQSGPTRLTADKTVTVASIAKNVSVAAREHVLLTAQGAYIRLSGGNIEVHGPGKIEFKASMKEFTGPTSAQFDLPTMPNPNHQFGQRFKLKDTFGMPMANQAYTIYVADQQEIRGVTDADGMTAHVDTENPEATYIIFDRDLQWICEEESDEDASHSEC, encoded by the coding sequence ATGCTGACGACACCCTCTCTTCCACTGACGGCCCAGGCGATCCGGGCGCTCGTGGCGCGCTTCACCCAGTCGAGCCGCGTGCTGCGCCTGCATACGCCGCTGGGCGGCGACGTCCTGCTGGCCGAATCGCTGCATGGCGAGGAAGCCATCGCGACGGGCTACCGGCTGCGTGTGTCCGCCCTGTCGACGGATGCGGGGCTGGCGCTCAAATCGCTGCTGGGCCAGCCCGTGCTGCTCGAGCTGCTGGCCGGGCCGTTCCAGGGCGTGCGTCCTTTCCACGGCCACGTGACGGCAGCCGAGATGACGGGCGCGAATGGCGGCCTGGCCCGGTACACGCTGACGATCGAACCCTGGACGGCATTCCTCGCGCTGGGCCGCGACAGCCGCATCTTCCAGGACAAGACGATCGTCGACATCATCGACACCGTGTTTTCCGCGTACGACGGCAAGGGCAGGCTGGCGCCGGCCTGGCGCTTCCAGGTCGACCGGTCGCTGTACCCGCTGCGCAGCCTGACGACGCAGTACCAGGAAAGCGATCTCGCGTTCGTGCGGCGCCTGATGAGCGAGGAAGGCCTGTTCGCCTTCTTCGAGCACGCAGGCGATCCGGACGGCGCGACGCTCGGGGCGCACACGCTCGTCATCGCCGACAGCAACGACGCGTTCAAGTCGAACACGCAGGCCGTGGTGCGCTTTACGCAGTCCGGCGCCGTGATGCGCGAAGACAGCATCGACCGCTGGCGCACCGAGACGCGCGTCGCCACGAACGCCATCGAACTGCGCAGCTGGGACTATCGCGCGCGCCAGGCACGGGACGTCGGCGCGGCCGGACGGGACCCGATCGAACTGGCCAGCCGCGACATCCCCGGCGTGTACGCGTACACGAGCCGCGAGCACGGCGCGCGCATCGCCGAGCGCCAGCTGCAGGCCCTGGAGGCGGGCAAGATCGTCCACGTGGGCGCGGGCACCGTGCGCACCTTCACGCCGGGCACGACGTTCACCCTCGCGGACCATGGCGCCTGGGACAGCGCGGCCGCCCCCTTCCTGCTCGTGCGCGTGCGCCACCTCGCGCACAACAACCTGGATGCCGATACCGCGTCGACGCTCGTCCGCCACCTGGGCCACGATCCGGTTGCCGCGCTCAATGACGAGATACTGTCGGCAAGCCTGCACGCGCGCGGCAAGCGCATCGCGGAACGCTCCGTGTACCGCAACAGCTTCGACGCGATCCCCGCTGCGACGCCGTACCGCGACAGCCAGCTGGATGGCCACGGTCGCCTGCTGCATCCGCGCCCGACGGTGCAAGGGCAGCAGACGGCCATCGTCGTCGGCCCGCCGGGCAGCGCGATCCACACGGACCGCGACCACCGCATCAAGGTACAGTTCCACTGGCAGCGCGGCGAAGCGAGCCACAGCCGCCTCGATCATCCCGAACCGGACGGCCACACGGGCGCGCCGGCCGACGACGGCGCCGGCACCTGGGTGCGCGTGGCGACGCCGCTCGCGCCGGTCGCGGGCGCCAACTGGGGCAGCCACGCCCTGCCCCGCGTCGGCCAGGAAGTGCTGATCGATTTCCTGGACGGGAACATCGACCGGCCCGTGGTGATCGGCGCCGTCTACAACGGTGCGGGCGCGGACGCCGCGCAGCACAACACGGTGGTCGGCGGCCCCGGCGCGGCAACCGGCAACGCGGGCGCGTGGTTCCCCGGCGCGGCCGCCGCGCACGCTCACGCTGCCGTGCTGTCGGGCCTGAAAAGCCAGGCCATGCAGGCCAGCGGCAATGGCGCCGGGGCGTACAGCCAGCTCGTGTTCGACGACACGCCGGGGCAGGCGCGCGTGGCGCTGCAGCGGCACGCGAAGGCGCATCGGGGGACGGCGGAGCTGAATCTCGGGCATCTCGTGCATCAGACGGATAACCAGCGGCTGGGGGCCGTGGGGCTGGGGGCGGAGCTGAAGACGGAGTATGCGGTCGCGGTGCGGGCCGGGCGTGGCATGCTGGTTGCGACGGAGCGCGCGTCGGCCGACACGAATGCGCTCGAATCCGGACAGGCCGCATCGCAGATCGAACAAGCGCATACACTTCAACACAGCCTGGCCGAGACGGCGAACAAGCACAACGCCAAGCTGCCCGGGGACACCGCTCCCGACAAGTTGGCGGGAGTCGAAGCGCTTGCCAACGCCGGCGATACATTGACCGCGACGTCCCCCGCCGGAGATGTGACCGCGTACGGCGAACCGCAACTCCAACTCTACACGCCTGCCGGTATCGCGGCGCTCACGCCGGCATCGACCGTCGTTGCCTCAGGCGCGACTGTCAGCATCACGGCGGGCCAGGACATCGGCTTTGCCTCGCAAGGCAACATGATTCACGCGGTCAGGGCAGGTATTAGGCTGTTCACGTACGGTAAGGCTACGAGCGATAACAAACCGAACCAGGAAACGGGCATCCGCATGCATGCGGCAAGCGGCAAAGTCAGTACGCAAAGCCAAAGCGGTCCGACACGGCTGACGGCCGACAAGACGGTCACGGTGGCAAGCATCGCGAAGAACGTAAGTGTGGCGGCCAGAGAACATGTGCTGTTGACGGCTCAGGGCGCGTACATTCGGCTTTCAGGCGGGAACATCGAAGTGCATGGGCCCGGGAAGATCGAGTTCAAGGCGAGCATGAAGGAATTCACAGGTCCGACAAGCGCGCAGTTCGATCTTCCGACCATGCCGAATCCAAACCATCAGTTCGGCCAACGTTTTAAGCTCAAGGACACCTTCGGTATGCCAATGGCCAATCAGGCCTACACGATATACGTGGCAGATCAACAAGAAATCAGAGGCGTTACGGACGCAGATGGCATGACAGCCCACGTCGACACTGAAAACCCTGAAGCGACTTACATAATATTCGACCGTGATTTGCAGTGGATTTGTGAAGAGGAAAGCGATGAAGATGCGAGCCATAGCGAGTGCTAG
- a CDS encoding phospholipase, giving the protein MTSKQISQLISADGTPTATAVSAPGCFVHDDVPIAKHPDITWGKVFSEPSNGNSVDFYVTGEEYFAAVADAIAGAKKSIYIAGWQVNFDVELITGNTLYECLEKAIDSNPALRVYIMPWLSPKLGVNTGDFETMLAVYQLNAGLPPPVRAFALPAIAQSDMAGGLGIGFSHHQKLVVIDEVRAFVGGIDLAYGRRDNGRFPLAHEGRVGNEVYNTCIPPIHELTKVEQVNYLTRNELVCACFDGFLAKAGAWWESASGRPVATVLDWKRAGSDFAKDKRQEVSDWWNSKDLMPEFIRSLQDKPVEAVDDLTRWTYRRINQSLNGKLDRLRQTGSAHVSTASAALVAWLNHASMEQLPAEVRQETIKIIEMFGIAVLKQLSVSADNRPKRYKNLRKVRKMLPPDGKVLSPSQPRMPWHDVHASILGPAVSDLSRNFIRRWNSVAHRYEVSYRTRAGTEVSALFDAFGLRPTASVRLPRISPSIPKKDQSKHGKCWVQVLRSAPATLQRDEQMADRAGGTDIRGITHEQNNCLKAMLTAIYGSQKFIYIEGQFFQSEYGADSSRKRVKDNVGPMSILTDIESVPGYEKYAKRLGIYGVSWDEIPSKVKWSEYDDVARDIKAGGNVFVNDLKAVLGNIAAIKGSLLAGKPQERVLNQIGEALANRIEKAIYDGQPFHVYMVLPVHPEGTLNTLNIMSQTHLTMQSLVFGSESLVNRIRRAVRSIEIKNSKNINLASAKAIVNDYSLKDLEEQVGDRWKRYLTMLNLRNWDVLDGRPVTEQIYVHSKLLIADDRVAVLGSANINDRSQLGNRDSELAIVVRDDEQKSVNLDGVKPALVSSCVHGLRVRLWKKLFGLTGGAHPARSLADFVEKPAAKETWEAIQTVAYANAQAYKDAFPFLPSVQSEPSSIWPTWNNSNRALDYHMPFNERFWRDDEVRDMAYSWHAKTRAKEKSPNNIQGFIVALPVSWTKGENNLSAMNLTILAKTDPEIVPQQTVASTTQPTRTEVNG; this is encoded by the coding sequence ATGACAAGCAAACAGATTTCGCAACTGATTTCGGCGGACGGGACGCCGACCGCCACCGCGGTGTCCGCACCCGGATGTTTCGTACATGATGACGTACCTATTGCAAAACATCCTGACATTACTTGGGGTAAAGTCTTCTCGGAGCCGAGTAACGGAAATTCGGTTGATTTCTACGTTACAGGGGAAGAATATTTCGCGGCAGTCGCGGATGCGATTGCAGGCGCCAAGAAATCCATTTACATAGCTGGGTGGCAGGTCAATTTTGACGTAGAGCTGATCACGGGAAATACACTATACGAGTGTCTCGAAAAAGCCATTGACTCGAACCCGGCCTTGCGGGTCTACATCATGCCATGGCTCTCCCCCAAGCTCGGTGTCAATACAGGGGATTTTGAAACAATGCTCGCGGTCTATCAGTTGAACGCTGGCCTGCCGCCCCCAGTACGTGCGTTCGCTTTGCCTGCAATTGCCCAGAGCGATATGGCGGGGGGACTAGGGATCGGATTTTCACATCACCAGAAACTGGTCGTTATCGACGAAGTCCGTGCATTTGTAGGCGGGATCGACCTTGCTTACGGGCGTCGAGATAACGGCCGATTCCCGCTTGCGCATGAAGGCCGTGTTGGCAACGAAGTCTACAACACCTGCATTCCACCGATTCATGAACTAACGAAAGTCGAACAGGTCAATTATTTGACCAGAAACGAACTCGTTTGCGCTTGCTTCGACGGCTTCCTGGCTAAAGCTGGCGCCTGGTGGGAATCGGCATCGGGCAGACCGGTTGCCACGGTGCTGGACTGGAAAAGAGCCGGCAGCGATTTCGCCAAGGACAAGCGGCAAGAAGTCAGCGACTGGTGGAATTCCAAGGACCTGATGCCGGAATTCATTCGCAGTCTGCAGGATAAACCTGTCGAGGCCGTGGACGATCTGACGCGTTGGACTTATCGACGGATTAATCAGAGCCTGAACGGCAAGCTCGATCGTCTCCGACAAACTGGATCGGCGCATGTGAGCACGGCAAGCGCCGCGCTCGTGGCCTGGTTGAATCACGCCAGCATGGAGCAATTGCCAGCCGAAGTGCGTCAGGAGACAATCAAGATTATTGAAATGTTCGGCATTGCCGTGCTCAAGCAGCTGAGTGTGTCTGCCGACAATCGTCCGAAACGCTACAAGAACCTTCGCAAAGTCAGAAAGATGTTGCCTCCTGACGGAAAGGTTTTGTCTCCATCTCAACCTCGTATGCCGTGGCACGATGTCCACGCATCGATCCTGGGACCGGCGGTCAGCGATCTCAGCAGAAACTTTATTCGGCGCTGGAACTCTGTTGCGCATCGTTATGAGGTTTCTTATCGAACTAGAGCTGGGACAGAGGTGTCTGCCTTGTTCGACGCCTTCGGGTTGCGTCCTACCGCCTCTGTTCGGTTACCTCGTATTTCTCCAAGCATACCGAAGAAGGACCAAAGTAAGCACGGGAAGTGTTGGGTGCAGGTACTGCGGAGTGCGCCTGCGACGTTGCAGCGCGACGAACAGATGGCTGACCGCGCAGGTGGCACCGACATCAGGGGAATCACCCACGAGCAGAATAATTGTCTTAAGGCGATGCTTACTGCGATCTACGGTTCTCAGAAATTTATTTATATTGAAGGGCAATTTTTTCAATCGGAATACGGGGCCGATTCGTCGAGAAAAAGAGTCAAGGATAATGTCGGCCCGATGTCGATTTTAACGGACATTGAGTCGGTGCCAGGCTACGAGAAGTATGCGAAGCGCCTCGGGATTTATGGGGTTTCATGGGATGAAATACCAAGCAAAGTCAAGTGGTCGGAGTACGATGATGTTGCGCGTGACATTAAGGCGGGCGGAAACGTTTTTGTAAACGATTTAAAGGCGGTCCTTGGTAACATTGCGGCGATCAAAGGCTCGCTATTGGCGGGTAAGCCTCAAGAGCGCGTCCTTAACCAAATTGGCGAGGCATTAGCAAATCGAATCGAGAAGGCAATTTATGACGGGCAGCCATTTCATGTGTATATGGTTCTGCCTGTTCACCCGGAAGGGACATTGAATACGCTGAATATAATGTCTCAGACCCACTTGACGATGCAGTCATTAGTATTCGGTAGTGAGAGTCTTGTCAATCGTATTCGACGCGCCGTACGAAGTATCGAAATAAAAAATTCCAAAAATATAAACCTTGCCAGCGCAAAGGCGATCGTGAATGATTACAGCCTCAAGGATCTTGAGGAACAAGTTGGCGATAGATGGAAACGTTATTTGACGATGCTTAATCTACGTAACTGGGACGTTCTGGATGGCCGTCCTGTCACAGAGCAAATCTATGTGCACTCGAAACTGCTCATCGCCGACGATCGTGTGGCCGTACTCGGAAGCGCCAACATCAACGACAGAAGTCAGCTAGGGAATCGAGACTCCGAACTCGCTATCGTCGTCCGAGATGACGAGCAAAAGAGCGTCAACTTGGACGGTGTCAAGCCGGCCTTGGTGAGCTCTTGTGTTCATGGTCTCAGAGTCAGACTTTGGAAGAAACTATTCGGTTTAACGGGAGGTGCACATCCAGCCCGTTCGCTAGCTGATTTCGTTGAAAAACCCGCCGCTAAAGAAACGTGGGAAGCGATTCAGACAGTTGCATATGCTAATGCGCAAGCTTATAAGGACGCTTTTCCATTTCTTCCGTCCGTCCAGTCTGAGCCAAGCTCAATTTGGCCCACATGGAACAACAGCAACCGCGCTCTGGATTATCATATGCCGTTCAACGAACGATTCTGGCGCGATGACGAAGTTCGAGACATGGCGTATTCGTGGCATGCCAAAACTCGGGCGAAGGAAAAATCCCCTAATAATATACAAGGTTTCATTGTGGCGTTACCTGTTTCCTGGACGAAGGGAGAAAATAATCTCTCGGCAATGAATCTTACAATCCTTGCAAAAACAGATCCGGAGATCGTTCCTCAGCAGACGGTAGCCAGTACAA
- the tagF gene encoding type VI secretion system-associated protein TagF, which produces MSLASTPVSIGYFGKIPSRGDFVKGSDNPALVKLLDDWLARAMDLMTADAHWKANYDAVAPLHFVIAGPRRRHAIAGHIVASSDESGRRFPFLMMGMLDVAEPGAFVPSAPLLLGFLWNRLESLSKGLVTAVDADAPLRAAAGQVLELDLRADAHAPAFTDFIELQSLDTLQALLAQAGYAGSVRRVLLALGMLLQPVLASSTSRLEKSLVLPLPADPLYRGLVGAYWMHAIAPFLARADFELALFVTRIDARPRLVLGFGGASAQTLQAIMDPQAGSERYIAFDDLDWVEDQVDTDYAVEKVSRHLKRSDVSLKSALDALCAAFIGT; this is translated from the coding sequence ATGAGTCTCGCGTCCACCCCCGTGTCGATCGGCTACTTCGGCAAGATCCCGAGCCGCGGCGACTTCGTCAAAGGTTCCGACAACCCGGCGCTCGTCAAACTCCTGGACGACTGGCTCGCGCGCGCGATGGACCTCATGACTGCGGACGCGCATTGGAAGGCGAATTACGACGCAGTCGCCCCGCTGCACTTCGTCATCGCGGGTCCGCGCCGCCGGCACGCGATCGCCGGCCATATCGTCGCGAGCAGCGACGAGTCGGGGCGCCGCTTCCCGTTCCTCATGATGGGCATGCTGGACGTGGCCGAACCGGGCGCGTTCGTCCCGTCCGCGCCATTGCTGCTGGGTTTCTTGTGGAACCGCCTGGAATCCCTCAGCAAGGGACTGGTGACGGCCGTCGACGCCGACGCGCCTCTCCGTGCGGCGGCCGGCCAGGTCCTCGAACTCGACCTGCGTGCGGATGCCCACGCGCCGGCCTTTACCGACTTCATCGAACTGCAGTCGCTCGACACCCTGCAGGCGCTGCTGGCGCAGGCCGGCTACGCGGGCTCGGTGCGCCGGGTGCTGCTGGCGCTGGGCATGCTGCTGCAGCCGGTCCTCGCCAGCAGCACAAGCCGGCTGGAGAAAAGCCTGGTCCTGCCACTGCCGGCCGATCCGCTGTACCGCGGCCTCGTTGGCGCCTACTGGATGCATGCGATCGCGCCGTTCCTCGCGCGCGCCGATTTCGAGCTCGCGCTGTTCGTCACGCGCATCGACGCACGGCCGCGCCTCGTGCTCGGTTTCGGCGGCGCCTCGGCCCAGACGCTGCAGGCGATCATGGATCCACAAGCGGGCAGCGAGCGCTATATCGCGTTCGACGACCTGGACTGGGTCGAAGACCAGGTCGACACCGACTATGCCGTCGAAAAGGTGTCCAGGCACCTAAAGCGGTCCGACGTCTCGCTCAAGTCCGCGCTGGATGCGTTGTGCGCGGCATTCATCGGCACCTGA